The DNA sequence tactatctaattaaattagatacgatcaaattaaattaattttaaaatttgccttttatacttaattataatataattgattattacttttaaattatataaactccataataaatataatttattcaccACAAATATAGAGTTGGCTCGACATCGGCCAACTCAATttgaaatatgtaaaattttccTAAATACTTAAAGGCACAGCATACAATGCCaactaataaacaaaattttcaactaattacaaacaattcattatattttcaagaataattacattttgcccGGTATAGTATTTGTATTGGATCTACAACGACTTGTATGCACCCTATTGTTAGAAtggaaaatttgatgaattataattagataaatcCATGATAACCCCATAATATGCATGCATGTGATCGAACCATTAAAACTGCCGCACGTGATTGTGTATCTAGACATCATTAATCCAGCCCGTTTTTGTCATAGATTAACTACCACTTGTCCTGATCAGTGTGCGATTGATCAGTGCTACGAAGGTGTTGATGTATCTGGACAtcatcattttatatatatagcccgTATTTTGTACTAGTTTTAACTCATCATGtgcatatacatttttatattatgtccTAATGTTTAGGCTGTTGGATCCAATGGGTTATGCGACCATGTTTTTATGCGGGTCATGTCTAATCCAATGTGACTTCTCAAGACTTAAGTTGCACAATATTGTTAATAGTTATGAAACTACTTTATTTCTAAGTCTGAAAATGATCTTTTTGGATGTCATGTTCAATTTCATTTGTCCATATGAAGGTTgcatttgataaattataatatatacacgATTTTTATTAGAGTCCCGGGAGAGGAATTGAagcaaaaatcaattaattatttccaaaaatGTAATCGGATTCCTCCCAAAAAAATTCCTACTAACTGagaataactttaaaaaaaaataaataaataaaatcacaccgtaattattttagatttaacgATTACCATAAGTCAGTACATATTAAGATGTAAATCAGGTAGGAACGGAGTCgagtttcaaaattaaaacaaaattagagaCATTTGATTTGTTCACAAACTTCAAAAGATTTAAACCCACATTAAGACATACGGTACGAGAAGGGTCACGTTGACAGATGATTGACTAAACACAGTGAAAGAAGTGGGAGAAAAAAGtgccaaaaaagaaaaaaggagaattgtatttgaaataaagtgGGAGTCAAAAAGTggacaaaaaagaaacaagaagatATGGATTTGAATAGAAGAAAGTGATGTTGGTGGCAGCCACGTTCACGGCTGAGTAACGGTGGTAGTTAATTCTGTTTATTCTGTAGTAAGTTTAAACCCCACATTAGATTTGCAATTAAAACTAGACGATCAAcactttcactttttttttatatttttttatttattattttggtaaaTGATTAGAGGGCGGTCCCACATGGCGACAGAGACTCGTGGGTCGATtttaatactattaattaatttattaatcgCATAATGTCCAATTCAACGTACGGCAGGGGGTGTACATATATGATTAGTAAATTGAGGAATGGTAGACACCTTCAACACCTCTTCTTTTCAGATTCTTGTCTTCtacctttttcttattttattttatgcttcACCATTTGACTCCAAATTCAAGTCTTCATATGAACTCTCTAATTAGAGTTTGACTCAATTTTGTACTGATTTTTTTAGGGTAAGGTCTTTCAGAGTGAATTTTAGATGGATGCTAATTGTAACGAGCAAATTACGTTTTAGTTGCGTAATCTACAAAATAGATTACAGTTAGAACTATATTGGGAAGGTCTCGATTATAATCTCTAATGTTTAAGTTAATTGATACGTTGTAAGATAAAgataagtaaaaattataaaaatattaggacAGCAAAAGTTGTAATTGTTGTACGAAGGGCAActacttataaatttaccTCAATTGTATGATTTTACGTAAATCATATACACCAAAATAATCGGATGATCATGATAAGTTCATATGTATTCGGATTTTTAATGTACTATAACCGAATCGTAAAGACTtcaaactaataaataaatacaaaacttGTTTGAAAATCGTAAATATGTTGGAAGTAGATTTTGGTACGACCTTCGCAAGAGAACTCCCACATAAATACTCTAATTAAGCTTTCTAGCTAATTAGAGTTTGactcaattcaattttcagattaaaaaaataaaaattaagaatttatacGTGTTGAAtgcttaaatttttactatatatagCACGTGAGAGTTTGGCATTTCAAGCAGTCAACAAAACATACactgacacacacacacacactctctacAGTAACAATTCTGAATTCCGTATGGCACTGAAAACTAGTGTTATTGTTCTAACAGTACTACTCATATTTGTTTGGGTGATGATATTGTCCTCCGCCGCTGCTCCTGATCATTCCGGCGCCGTCAACGTTAAAGACATGAAAGGAGGTGCAGATGAGCAGCAGCCAAAGCTGGGAATGAGGAGGGATCTTAGGAAACAATTGTCACAAAATTATAAGCCTAGACTGGATGACTCCAAACCCACCTCTCCTGGTCACAGCCCTGGCATCGGACATGGATGATcatttcctctctctctctctctcaacttGCTGGTTTTTTGAGTTGTGTACTTGTTCTTGTCTTTCtgctgcttttcttttttagctTTCTTGAACTGGAAAGCTTTTGATGAGTAGCGCCTTtgtttgtacatatatatatattctgctATTTCAATAACACAACTTCCATTTGACTACGCTTTCTTTTTGtccagaaattaaaatttctgtcctctcaatatttattttttgcttttctcaAAATGGTAATTAAGTTTTGGCTGCAAAATGAACTGATATTAGTTTTTCagtcaagaaaaaaagaaaaagcacaAAGCGCGCTTGAGGAAACGCGTTTATAATTATTGGCTTTATGGCTGAATGAAGTTGAGCAGAAAATCGCATATTGACTCGAATTGAGAATAAATTTGTCTGGTTGAGGTGGAGTCGAGAAATTTTGGGCTTTCTCCAAAAACCACTCAACTGTTTGGGTTTCATTTAGGATTCTTGGCCATTCATTTTAATGGGCTTCTTAACCTCATGGGCCCACATTTGTAGAACCCAACCCATAGATGGGCCTTCACAATGTTTGAAGCCCAGATTAGTACGTCGAAGCAagtacaattgtacaaaacaTCCGGATGGACCCACATTAGATAGTCCAATCCCCATCGTCAAGGACAACGCCGCCCCACCTTCCGGTAATGGGTCCCACATAGTTGGAGCAGTTTAGTTTAGTGGCGCACGTTAATAAGAATCTGACTGCCGTTTTCCCCCGGGCTGCCTAACGGAGCGGAGCCACCCCCCAGGGGACATCAGATTCCAACTCCGCCACCTAGTATTTGACTTTATCAGTTGGTGGCCGACCGCCCAATACATTGTTCCTCAGGCACCATTGCGTGGCTCTTGGCTTTTCTTGTCGCTCCTTCCCCCCACGCCCCCCTTTTCCCTCTCTCGCTACGCGCCTctcatattatcataaatcatTTCATTTCTGGATTTTCTCCAAATATTCAACTAATCGCGCGTGGGTGGTTGCCCACTCGGCCTTGGGGCAAATTCCCCTAATTAGGTATAACATGGTAGTACTGAAACTTTTAGGACGTGACGTGCATGTAGCATGTAAATGTAAATGCTATGTCATGTGCTTTAAACCCTTTtggattttttcattttatttttatctttttgggcctattattattattattattattatcattattgtgCACTATAACAATTCCAATTTCATCACTAAATTTATTgtctctttattttaaattttcgatataattattctaattagAGGTAAAGATGGAGATCTTGAAAATGtatgcaaattatattttggtatttgtttGTGGCTTTATTTCTAGCCTTATTTTTCATAGAGAGCGCTACTCCTATTGTGTCGTCATAttacacatttttatatatatttttttaataataacattttcttAAGTTAAATTTTTGGGACATGAACATAGTATTAACCCATTCGTGAGGTTCCAcaatatttacttttgaaaaatataattcaaatgtacatattagttatttattaatcgGGATACATTAATTTGgtatttgaaattgattttatgTACGAACCTGCAAATTAcagttataaataataattcgtACATGATTCTAAGACAATTTTCACGACTTTAGTAGAGTTGGtgcactttttttttcaaaacagatcatatttatttcagttgaaagaaaattgagtCATTCTATAACCGAATTACTAAAAAGTAgcaatgtttggtttcattttcaagaattattgatcgagtttcaaataaaaataagtactAGCAAACAATGCATGGTAGTCATGAATCATATCTTATTACGCTGAATAGTCGAAATTGGCTCATTTTAAAGTGAACTAGGTGCAACACGTTCCATTCATCCACCGTCATcgattttaatattaagatCTAAATACTCTTTCAACCAATAATTCCGACAGAAAAActcatctaattaatttatatatcaaaatgaAGTATACACGCACATTTAAACATATCACGTTTATAAGAATCCACTAGCGTGCCAAATTAGTGGTCATAAAGTATCAAAATCTAGACAAATATTTCATGCAACGGCCCACCACCTAAACTAAGGTATTAATTCCTTCTCTAGCATACCTCCACAGCCCTATTTCATATACCAAAAGTTGAAGTGCCATTTTTGCATATCACAACaacaattttactttattttttttttctaagaaattttgagaatttaaTTTCCTGTCTTCCCTTTATGCCCTCAGAGCAAATCGAAAAAGACACCAACGACGTGTCCAAATTGATGAGTGTGAAAACATAAAGCAGAGTAGAAGTTATATTAcgatttataaaatttgatttcgtTTGCCAGCCGTTacactttattattttggataGGAACACATTAAGAACGTGAgtgactttttcttttatttccagCTCAGCTTATTTGATGACAGTCGATACATTATAATACATACCTTTTTCAGAtaggtaaaattacaaaaagtattataattatcataataaaacttattttCTCATAATCCAAGCAACAAAATCAAGCTTTTGTGCTTGCCTTGACGTTCTCTGTCTTGAATTTCCAGTCTTGACCTATCTCTGAATACTTAAACTAATCTCGATTAAATGCATGGTAGGGCAAAAGAGTAATTTACATTGAAggattgttttatttaatttttttttatgggggGTGGGTTTAAACTCTTTTCGTCGTCCGAGGCCATTCATTCTATGTTTAtcaggtgtgtgtgtgtgttcatTCTGTATCagcatatattttttgggcTGAATTACAAAGCCCTAAAAATCCCAGAGAGGGAAAAGAATTCTTACATACAGAGTGGATGGTTGGTTTTTGGTTCTGAGAAATGGTGTCTCAAACCCTAGTGATCAAAGCTCATAAACAGCAGCTTTTCTCCATGTTCTGCCTCCGGTAACTCCATCACTGACTCTCATTCCCCCccttattttttctgaaaaaaacgAGCTGTTTACCGCTTGTTCGTTCCttcatcttcttttatttatttatttatttattcttgtgTCTAAATCCTTTTGCGTTCAAAgccatgtttttttttgttttttttttttttgtcctgaGAAGGGAAGACCATCCTCTGTAACGCTTGAggttttagatattttatatgtgTGTTATGTTTATACAAGTTAAGGAAAGGGTGAGGCTTAcgctaaaaattttaattcgtGACGTATTAGCGGAGTGTTTTTGTGATATACTTGAGTGAAGTGGCCTGCGATGATTTATTGTTTGTGGTTCGAATTTTggaggggtttttttttttttcatatttaacgACGAAGCTAGTTCATTCTAGTCATTTCTAGATTGGTACGACTCCCCTGTATTGCTGTCTATACGGGAAAAGCTtgatgttttgttttattattttctttccataAAAAAGCTCCTCTTTTTTTAGTAATGGGTGTTGTTTGTGTATTTAATGCAAGCGCAATTATGTGTTGTTCGCATTTGATAAGTGTTATATGCGGACTGTTTAGTTACCCTGTTTTTTCCGTTTTATTTCAggtttttttttgtccttctGTGAATTATTCCGAGATAATGTTTTTCTGTGatttatactattttcttTCACATGATTAATAATGGGTTTCTGATTGCTTTGGATGCACTGCTGGTAGTAGCTCTAACTATACATGATATTATTATCTAAGTATTTGTGTGGATTACTACTATCCTGATGTCagctattttattaatctttttcaGGGGACTCATTTGCTCTGTCAAGGATGTTTACTTTGTGGTGCTTCTGTTGTCTGCTATTTTCATTCTAGTCACATGCAAGCAATGTTTAGTAAGTGAAGTGCAGAATCAGTTAGAATGTGAGGCATGCAGGTCATACAGGAGCAATTTTGATAACTCTCCAGAAGTATTTGATGGTCATGTTGGACAGCATATATTGTCAAGACATTCAGTTCAGCAACATAGTCTTGAAAATGCATGTCTGtcttcaaattcattttgtttcCAATCGACATTAACAGAGTTTTTAGTTAATGAAATTGATGCTGACTCAGAGGTATCAGATGCTTCTGGGGTTCAATCTGAAGGTTTTTCATCTGAGTTAGAGCAAATGGGGAGTAAAATGAGCTGGTCGCATTACCATGGAATCTTCAGGTTCTTGGGTGGACAAAGTATTTCGTGCTCTTTTTACCCGCAAGATGGTTTCCCTGAATTTCCATCTAGTGGTGGGAACATGAAGAGTGGCCAGCGAGCTGATGTTTCTTCTTGTATAAGCCCACTATTTGGGAAAAAGACTCAGAGTTCAAACTCAGTGGAGAACACTGAGACAGTCAAATATGGATTTTTGGATGGCATGTCTACACCACTGGTAGAAATAAAACCTTCTCTGCTTGATTGGGGGCATAAGAATATGTATTATCCTTCCTTGGCTTTTTTGACAGTAAAGAATGTTCATGCTGATAGTGTCTTGAGAATGTATGATCCTTATAGTAGCAATTCACAGTTTTACCCATGCAATTCTAGTGAAATATTGTTGGCTCCTGGGGAAATTGCATCAATATGTTTCGTCTTTTTTCCTACAAATCTGGGTTCATCCTCAGCTCATCTAGTTTTACAGACAAGTTTTGGTGGGTTCTTAATTCAAGCTAAAGGCTTTGCCATTGAGTCACCTTATTTGGTGAAGCCTCTTAGTGGTCTCGACATTTCTTCCAGTGGAAGGTGGAGAAAGaatttgtctttatttaatcCTTTTAATGGAGCCCTATATGTGGAGGAGGTAACTGCTTGGATATCCACTTTCTATGGAAACACCTCCCGCTTCGAAATCTATTTGCCGTGTTCAGAATATGGAACAGTCTAGTGACTATGGTGCTTTGACAGCTAAAGACTGGTTGTCTGTTGAAAGAGAAGAAGTTGGTCAACCCGAAATTGCATTGAGGCCGCATAAAAATTGGAAAGTTGGTCCTAAAAAAACAGAGACCATTATGGAGTTAGACATTTCGGACCATTTTGAAGGGAAAATAGTTGGTGCCTTCTGTCTGAAGTTCCTGAGATCTCCAAACAAAGAGGTCGATACTGTAATGGTGCCTCTTGAGGTAGAACTGAGTCGAAGCCCTACTCCAGACACAGGGCATGTTTCTTTATCTCTGGAGGCCTTAGTCCCATGCAATACAAGTGGATCTATTGTTGTTGCTCTTTCTGTCAGAAATGATGCTCCATATTTGTTGACCTTTATGAAGGTCATGGAAGTAGGGGAAAGTGTAGAAACTTTTCAAATCAAGTCTGTAGAAGGACTCATTCTTTTTCCCAGTACCAGCACACAAGTTGCTATTCTTAGTTTGTATGCTCTGGAAACTCACGATGTAAACATGAACTGCAAATTACTAATACTGATAAATGACACAAGAAGATCTCAGATAGAAATTCCTTGCAATGATGTAATCAATGTTGGCTGTGGAAGTGAGTTAAAATCTTCTGTTGGACATACAAAAGGGATCAATAGCATTGATTATATAAATGGAAGAGAGAGATTTTTCAGTCGCAGCATGCAGTCACCTTCAAGGATCAAGGTATAAGAGATTCTGTGCATGTTTCTTCTCTGAAAGAATTTTTCTTAGGTTAGTGCATGTTGTTCTTATGACTCAAAACTATGTTTCCATTTGTTTGTTATATCGCAATTTGCTATAACCTCTGCtttgttatattgatataGTGGGTAGTGTTTATTCTGCTCCGTGGCATTCACTTTTCAAATGCTAGAACTCAGAAGAACTCAAGTGAGATCTCAAAGTCGCTTGTTTAGTATTATGACCACACCAGCTGCAATAGGAATGAAATGAGAACATAGATATAGCTCAATGGTGGTCAGTTGCATTTTGCACCTTGAATTGACAATACAATTCTTTCAGATAATGGGTAAATATTGCTATGTCTTCTATTAGTTTATGTTTTGTTATCatactttcatttattttattgtctcCTTGCCTTCTActttaaaacaatttttgttgaaaactTGGTGTGTCGGAGATGTTTGGAGCGATAACCTTCATTTACTCATATATAAGTTTGAGAAGCTGTGTTTAGGAAGTAGTTTTGCTAAACTTTTGAAGCCCTTAAAAAATGTGGTATTACATGAAGTGTCTGAAAGTTTAGATTTAATGCATGCATGACGACTGCTAGAAACCATTTAATATTGAACTTTCCAATGGTAGATAGACTACTAGAACAAGAGATTTTCAAATGTAAAAGTTGGTGTTTGTAAACCTTTTCTTCCAATAGTTTTCCCCTCTTGACTTTCTATGGGGCAAAAAATGTTGATAATAAAATGTAACTtataaagaagaagaagaagaagaagaaagcatCACAAGAAGATTGATTATGCTACTCGACTTTATCTGCAGTTTGAATGATATAAGTTTTCGATCTCATAGAAATACCTAATGTTCTGTGAttcctgaattttttttcattcaagtCAAAGAATCCTGCCTGTCATAGTGCATTTTCAGTTGGTAGTGAATTACAATAGTATTTAGTTCTTCATATTACCAAAACTAATGCTAGTATGTCGCGGGAGATCAGGTAGTTTTTAGAAGTTGATTCTCAGTTGAAGCAAGCATATCCCATTCTAGTTGTTAAACTTAtgcaaataaaaagtttactGCATAGGACCTCAGAATCATACATATGGTGCTGGTCAGGTCATTCTGACCACCAATGAGAAGACGTCAGGATTTGGgtggaaaaaaaatgagaaaaataaaaatgcaaccACTTCCAAGTGTGTGATGTTCGTCTTTGTGCTATATGCTTGTCTGTGTAGTTGCAATTTGATGTCTTAAGTATATCTTGTTAAAtgagaataattaattataattttgaacaaGGTGTTGTTAGTAATCATTGCATTTGTGTTAATCCTCATCTGAAGGCAGTGGATGCGAGAGAAGCAGATGAACTAGTTCTCAGGAATTGGAAATCTCAAGCTACTGGGAGCTTCATGTCTGTTCTTGGTGAGAATGAGCTAATATTTCCAGTGGTTTTGgtggaaaattatttttctcagTGGATAGCTGTCAAAAACCCAAGCCAAGAACCAGTTTTAATGCAGCTTATCTTAAATTCTGCGGAAGTCATTGATAACTGCCGGATAACTGAAATGCTTTTACAAACCTCTTCATCCCATGACTTGgtgtcaaataaatcaattgccCCTACAAGGTACGGTTTCTCGATACCAGCAGATGCACTGACTGAAGCTTTGGTGCATCCCTATGGAAGTGCAACTTTTGGGCCTATCCTCTTTCAACCTTCCAATAGATGTGAATGGAGAAGCTCAGCTCTGATTAGGAATAATCTCTCTGGTGTGGAATGGTTACCTCTGCGAGGATTGGGAGGCTCACTTTCCTTGGTATTGTATGAGGGGTATGATCCTGTGCAGAGTTTAGAATTTAAGTTAAACTTACCAGCTTGGCTAAATTTTTCTTCTCCAGACTCATTACACTCTGCAGCAGATAAAACTCCTTCCTGCTCGCAGCCGTTGACGAAAGAGGTCTATGCCAAGAACATGGGTGATCTTCCCCTGGACGTCTTACAAATTGATGTTTCAGGTGCAGAATGTGGTTTAGATGGATTTATTATACACAATTGTAACGGGTTTTCTCTTCAACCTGGAGAATCTGTAAGGTTTAATATATCATACCAGACTGATTTCGCTGCAGCCACAATACACAGGGACCTTGAACTGGTTTTGGCTTTTGGCATCATTGTTATACCTATGAAAGCAAGTATACCAATATGCGTGCTTCATTTCTGCAGAAGATCAATGTTTTGGACCAGGGTGAAGAAGGCTATACTTGTGATACTTTTTGCAGCTTTTCTGCTAATTTTCCTCTTGTTCCCCCATGTATCAACCTTTGCATCTCAAGACTTCAAAGGTGGGAAAAACTCCTTTTCTTACgtgacccatgcatttaatTCTTTGTATGTGCGTTTTAATTGGAAAAGCAGTGGCGCCATATCTCCCCAAATGAATGGGTTCGTATCAGTTACCCGTGAAGAGGCATTGCTCTTGCAATCGGCTGGTAGATGTTCTGAGAGCCTTGCCCCTGACCAGGGACCTGTTAGTCCATCTGCAGGACATCAGAAGCAAACTAACTCTTTGTTGGATCCAGAACCAGAAACCAGATCAGGGTCTGCCACACTGTCAAGACCTTCATCTGCTGAGAATTTTGATATGCAAAATGCATCAGACTCACGGAATCTGTCTGTCAAGGTTGggaaagagaaaggaagacggagaaggaagaagaagagttcTGGTGCAGGAGTATTGCTCTTTGAAGTTTCAAGCAGTCAGAGTGGCAACTCTACGCCATCACCACCTTTGTCCCCAACCACATCCATAACTCTGAAACCCCCATGGTCAGTTTCTCCTGGTATGGAGCAATCTGTGGAAGCTAGAAATCCATTTTCTCAGGCACGTCTCCAgcaaagcaataaaaataagtCCTCTGGAACTTCCTCTAATGTCAATATCTTGGATAACGAGGGTCCTTCAAGATGTGGCAACAACAATTGGGCTTCATATGCTCAAGAGAAGCCTAGTTTGACAAGGAAAGTGGCTGGCAGAGCTGTTCTCTTACCTTCTGCAACCTTCCCTAGTGCTGGAAGGGCTGTCACACCCTGGACATGTCATTCTCCTTTTCTGGCTTCAACATCTAGAATTGCTCCACATGCGCGAGCTCCTGGGACAAAA is a window from the Sesamum indicum cultivar Zhongzhi No. 13 linkage group LG15, S_indicum_v1.0, whole genome shotgun sequence genome containing:
- the LOC105177659 gene encoding uncharacterized protein LOC105177659 isoform X1, with amino-acid sequence METPPASKSICRVQNMEQSSDYGALTAKDWLSVEREEVGQPEIALRPHKNWKVGPKKTETIMELDISDHFEGKIVGAFCLKFLRSPNKEVDTVMVPLEVELSRSPTPDTGHVSLSLEALVPCNTSGSIVVALSVRNDAPYLLTFMKVMEVGESVETFQIKSVEGLILFPSTSTQVAILSLYALETHDVNMNCKLLILINDTRRSQIEIPCNDVINVGCGSELKSSVGHTKGINSIDYINGRERFFSRSMQSPSRIKAVDAREADELVLRNWKSQATGSFMSVLGENELIFPVVLVENYFSQWIAVKNPSQEPVLMQLILNSAEVIDNCRITEMLLQTSSSHDLVSNKSIAPTRYGFSIPADALTEALVHPYGSATFGPILFQPSNRCEWRSSALIRNNLSGVEWLPLRGLGGSLSLVLYEGYDPVQSLEFKLNLPAWLNFSSPDSLHSAADKTPSCSQPLTKEVYAKNMGDLPLDVLQIDVSGAECGLDGFIIHNCNGFSLQPGESVRFNISYQTDFAAATIHRDLELVLAFGIIVIPMKASIPICVLHFCRRSMFWTRVKKAILVILFAAFLLIFLLFPHVSTFASQDFKGGKNSFSYVTHAFNSLYVRFNWKSSGAISPQMNGFVSVTREEALLLQSAGRCSESLAPDQGPVSPSAGHQKQTNSLLDPEPETRSGSATLSRPSSAENFDMQNASDSRNLSVKVGKEKGRRRRKKKSSGAGVLLFEVSSSQSGNSTPSPPLSPTTSITLKPPWSVSPGMEQSVEARNPFSQARLQQSNKNKSSGTSSNVNILDNEGPSRCGNNNWASYAQEKPSLTRKVAGRAVLLPSATFPSAGRAVTPWTCHSPFLASTSRIAPHARAPGTKLHNQGTGGLEEKMGYEPQYTYDIWGDHLFGLPLTHQSKEVPSITPFVIENNSESFFVRGPQTLMTNSLLEPVTAGLEVAGHKMAFRFTTVTTTVKTE
- the LOC105177659 gene encoding uncharacterized protein LOC105177659 isoform X2 — its product is METPPASKSICRVQNMEQSSDYGALTAKDWLSVEREEVGQPEIALRPHKNWKVGPKKTETIMELDISDHFEGKIVGAFCLKFLRSPNKEVDTVMVPLEVELSRSPTPDTGHVSLSLEALVPCNTSGSIVVALSVRNDAPYLLTFMKVMEVGESVETFQIKSVEGLILFPSTSTQVAILSLYALETHDVNMNCKLLILINDTRRSQIEIPCNDVINVGCGSELKSSVGHTKGINSIDYINGRERFFSRSMQSPSRIKAVDAREADELVLRNWKSQATGSFMSVLGENELIFPVVLVENYFSQWIAVKNPSQEPVLMQLILNSAEVIDNCRITEMLLQTSSSHDLVSNKSIAPTRYGFSIPADALTEALVHPYGSATFGPILFQPSNRCEWRSSALIRNNLSGVEWLPLRGLGGSLSLVLYEGYDPVQSLEFKLNLPAWLNFSSPDSLHSAADKTPSCSQPLTKEVYAKNMGDLPLDVLQIDVSGAECGLDGFIIHNCNGFSLQPGESVRFNISYQTDFAAATIHRDLELVLAFGIIVIPMKASIPICVLHFCRRSMFWTRVKKAILVILFAAFLLIFLLFPHVSTFASQDFKGGKNSFSYVTHAFNSLYVRFNWKSSGAISPQMNGFVSVTREEALLLQSAGRCSESLAPDQGPVSPSAGHQKQTNSLLDPEPETRSGSATLSRPSSAENFDMQNASDSRNLSVKVGKEKGRRRRKKKSSGAGVLLFEVSSSQSGNSTPSPPLSPTTSITLKPPWSVSPGMEQSVEARNPFSQARLQQSNKNKSSGTSSNVNILDNEGPSRCGNNNWASYAQEKPSLTRKVAGRAVLLPSATFPSAGRAVTPWTCHSPFLASTSRIAPHARAPGTKLHNQGTGGLEEKMGYEPQYTYDIWGDHLFGLPLTHQSKEVPSITPFVIENNSESFFVRGPQTLMTNSLLEPVTAGLEGHKMAFRFTTVTTTVKTE